A region of the Betaproteobacteria bacterium genome:
GAGGTGCGCCGCGGGGTGGAGGCCGAAGTGGCCGCGCTGGCCGCAGTCCGCTGCACGCCGGGGCAACTCGCGGAGATCGAGCACGCACTGCGGCGGATCGAGGAATCCGTGGCCAGCGGGGGCACCGGCGTCGAGGAGGACGCGCGGTTCCACCAGTGCATCGCGGCCGCGACCGGCAATCCCTACTGGGTGCAGTTCGTGGAAATGTTTGCCCGGAACATCCGGGCGGCGGTGAAGGTGACGCGCGCCAACGAGGCGCGGCGCGCCGATTTCTCACGCCAGGTGCAGACGGAACATGCGCAGATCGTTGCTGCGATTGCAGCCCGCGATCCCGATGCGGCGCGCGTCGCGGCAGCAGAACACATGGAGCACGCCGCCCAGCGGGTGCGGGCTGCGGACCGCGATTTCTGGCGCGGCACGGGCGGCGAGTTCGCGCGGCAGCTGGTGCGGCAGTAGACCGGCGCAGCGCGGCGGCAGATGCCTATGGGGGAAGCAGCGGTCGCGTTCGACGCGGGTGAGGCAGAGTCAGCGCGACCTGCGCCGCTTGCGCCGTACCGTCGGCGGCTTTAGCGCATTCTTCCAGAAGTCCATGACCTGATTCATTCCGGCGGTGGCCAAGGCCGCCGTGGCCTTCCTGGTTTCGCGCTTGAACGCGGCAGCCGCGTGACCGCGACCTCGGCCCATCGCCGCGTTGACCCCGCTCAACCACATGCTCATGAACGGGTTCTTCTTCGTCCAGGGGTTTCTCATTGCGCGCTCCGCAGGCGGATGTTTCCTCCTGCACCGAGGTTTATCGACTGGCCGTTGCCCGCGCCGGTGCGTGAAGGCGATCAACTCTCGCAACCCCTTCCCATCCGTAGCGTCAGTCGTCAGTCAGCAGTCACGTCAGTTTGCCTGCTTTCGATTCGCCTGGACAGA
Encoded here:
- a CDS encoding FadR family transcriptional regulator, with amino-acid sequence MADLNDFGRGIATNGDNGFATGNLASRVAEMLRTRIRDDELVPGTRLPSELAMARHFGVSRTVLREAIALLKTEGLVETRKGSGAYVLDPKTGPGASPDRLTEESIESLLNLIEVRRGVEAEVAALAAVRCTPGQLAEIEHALRRIEESVASGGTGVEEDARFHQCIAAATGNPYWVQFVEMFARNIRAAVKVTRANEARRADFSRQVQTEHAQIVAAIAARDPDAARVAAAEHMEHAAQRVRAADRDFWRGTGGEFARQLVRQ